From the Bacteroidia bacterium genome, one window contains:
- a CDS encoding MFS transporter produces MTGSTTAVSVTSARRRVLYGWYMYDWANSAFAVTILAALFGPYLASVVVPEGGVDIAFLGLTGVKATSLYGYTLSASALLVMLFMPVLGAIADHTSAKRPFLFFFAWVGSGSSLLMFFVGPGDVWPALLLFFLGNFSFVSANVFYDAFLPHIASADEQDAVSGKGYAYGYAGGGTLFVLQVLLVTFHEAVGIDMQLAIRIALGSVGLWWGGFSMITFARLEEPRLRKSAGPVLKLFAGGFRRIFLTMRTIRSLRHLGLFLLAFMVYNDGIQTVIAMATIYGKEELGFDTMTLMGSLLMIQFVGIAGARMFSAAAGRWGAKVMVMVSLLIWTGVVIYAFFMTAAMEFWILGAVVGLVLGGSQALSRSLYSRIIPPSASAEFFGFFSVFEKFSAILGPALFAYLTYVSGSSRNSILSLVIFFIVGLLLLAFVNIPCAELDRDALEAKLSE; encoded by the coding sequence ATGACAGGCAGCACTACCGCCGTTTCCGTGACGAGTGCGCGGAGGCGCGTGCTGTACGGCTGGTACATGTACGACTGGGCGAACTCCGCTTTTGCCGTCACCATACTCGCAGCATTGTTCGGGCCCTATCTCGCTTCGGTTGTCGTACCCGAAGGCGGTGTCGACATAGCCTTTCTCGGATTGACCGGCGTGAAAGCCACCTCGCTCTACGGCTACACGCTCAGCGCAAGCGCATTGCTCGTCATGCTGTTCATGCCGGTGCTTGGCGCAATCGCGGATCATACCTCCGCAAAGCGTCCGTTCCTGTTTTTTTTCGCGTGGGTGGGGAGCGGAAGTTCGCTGCTTATGTTCTTTGTCGGTCCGGGGGATGTATGGCCGGCGCTTCTGCTGTTCTTCCTCGGCAACTTCAGCTTCGTATCGGCAAATGTCTTTTACGACGCCTTCCTGCCCCATATCGCATCCGCCGACGAACAGGACGCCGTTTCCGGAAAAGGATACGCGTACGGGTATGCCGGCGGTGGTACACTGTTCGTCCTTCAGGTACTTCTGGTGACCTTTCACGAAGCGGTGGGGATAGACATGCAGCTCGCCATACGCATAGCACTCGGCAGCGTGGGGCTCTGGTGGGGCGGCTTCTCGATGATCACTTTTGCGCGCCTGGAAGAACCGCGACTGCGGAAGAGCGCGGGCCCGGTGCTGAAACTCTTCGCCGGCGGTTTCCGGCGCATCTTTCTCACCATGCGCACCATTCGCTCGCTCAGGCATCTCGGGCTCTTCCTGCTGGCATTCATGGTGTACAACGACGGCATACAGACCGTCATCGCCATGGCGACCATTTACGGCAAGGAGGAACTCGGTTTCGATACGATGACGCTGATGGGAAGTCTGCTGATGATACAGTTCGTCGGCATCGCCGGAGCGCGTATGTTCAGCGCGGCAGCCGGGCGCTGGGGCGCAAAAGTCATGGTCATGGTATCGCTGCTTATCTGGACCGGTGTAGTGATTTACGCGTTTTTCATGACGGCGGCGATGGAGTTCTGGATACTGGGCGCGGTGGTGGGCCTCGTGCTCGGCGGCAGCCAGGCGCTCTCCCGTTCATTGTACAGCCGCATCATACCTCCCTCGGCCTCGGCGGAATTTTTCGGTTTCTTCTCCGTGTTCGAAAAGTTTTCCGCCATACTCGGTCCCGCGCTGTTCGCCTACCTGACCTATGTCAGCGGCAGCTCGCGCAACAGTATTCTTTCTTTGGTCATCTTCTTCATTGTCGGGCTCCTTCTCCTCGCCTTCGTCAACATCCCGTGCGCCGAGCTAGACCGTGACGCGCTGGAAGCAAAACTGAGCGAATAA
- the nusB gene encoding transcription antitermination factor NusB translates to MIKTRREIREKAMQVLYAYEVSQGPIEMLLETIAGEELNAVEEDYRFAQGIVYAVLKHRAEADKLITDKSTHWSFERIALLDRVLLRMGIIEFLYFPDIPAKVTINECVEIAKRYSTEQSGRFINGLLDSILTELKTSERLNKTGRGLLDT, encoded by the coding sequence ATGATTAAAACCCGGCGAGAAATACGCGAAAAAGCAATGCAGGTGCTCTACGCCTACGAGGTGTCACAAGGGCCCATTGAAATGCTCCTGGAAACCATAGCCGGCGAGGAGTTGAACGCCGTCGAAGAAGACTACCGCTTCGCACAGGGCATCGTGTACGCGGTACTCAAGCACAGGGCGGAGGCGGACAAACTCATCACCGATAAATCCACTCATTGGAGCTTCGAGCGCATAGCCCTTCTCGACCGCGTGCTGCTCCGCATGGGAATCATCGAATTTCTGTACTTCCCCGACATTCCCGCCAAAGTGACCATCAACGAATGCGTCGAGATTGCGAAGCGCTACAGCACGGAGCAGAGCGGCCGCTTCATCAACGGTCTGCTCGACAGCATTCTCACCGAACTGAAGACCAGCGAACGGCTCAACAAGACGGGCCGCGGATTGCTGGATACCTGA
- a CDS encoding ABC transporter ATP-binding protein produces the protein MSDSGNTIFALRDVCFAYNDTEILHDVRVDFTSGSFTGVIGRNGAGKTTLFRLLTGELHPQRGTVALHGRDLHAYAARERARLIAVVPQNEDMVFPFTVRSMVLLGRGPHLGYFGYETQADIAAAERAMELAGVAKFAARKVTDLSGGELHRVLIARALAQETPILLLDEPNAHLDLRHQVELFELLSRLHMEGRTILCITHDLNLAAKYCKRLIMLDEGRTVADGSPYDVLTEEHLERHFGVRTRVTMEDDAPSIRLLRGG, from the coding sequence ATGAGCGATTCGGGAAACACGATCTTTGCGCTGCGGGATGTCTGTTTCGCATATAACGACACGGAAATTCTCCACGATGTGCGGGTCGACTTCACGTCGGGAAGCTTCACGGGAGTCATCGGGAGAAACGGGGCGGGCAAAACGACACTCTTCCGTCTGCTCACCGGAGAGTTACATCCGCAGCGCGGCACGGTGGCATTGCACGGCAGAGATCTGCACGCCTATGCGGCACGCGAGCGTGCCCGATTGATCGCCGTCGTACCGCAGAACGAAGACATGGTATTCCCTTTCACGGTAAGGTCCATGGTATTGTTGGGCCGCGGGCCGCACCTCGGGTACTTCGGGTATGAGACGCAGGCGGATATCGCAGCAGCGGAGCGTGCGATGGAACTGGCCGGCGTGGCGAAATTCGCCGCCCGCAAAGTCACGGATCTTTCCGGCGGAGAGCTGCACCGCGTCCTCATTGCCCGGGCATTAGCCCAGGAGACGCCCATTCTTCTCCTGGACGAGCCCAACGCGCATCTGGATCTGCGCCATCAGGTCGAGCTGTTCGAGTTGCTCTCGCGGCTGCATATGGAAGGGAGAACCATTCTGTGCATCACCCACGATCTGAATCTCGCCGCAAAGTATTGCAAGCGTCTGATAATGCTCGACGAGGGCCGTACCGTCGCTGATGGGTCACCCTATGACGTGCTCACCGAAGAACACCTCGAACGACATTTCGGCGTACGCACACGTGTGACCATGGAGGATGACGCCCCCTCGATCCGGCTGCTGCGCGGAGGATAA
- a CDS encoding (deoxy)nucleoside triphosphate pyrophosphohydrolase, whose protein sequence is MYDREELVRVAAAVIRDGAKFLICQRGINHRYGLKWEFPGGKTFPGETLLECLERELWEELNIEPVKPVELKTIQTTYDDGGSFLITFFQVTEYTGELKNRVFEDIRWVTLDEVSQYEMLEGSLPILPALK, encoded by the coding sequence ATGTACGATCGCGAAGAACTTGTACGAGTAGCTGCCGCCGTCATTCGCGACGGAGCGAAGTTTCTCATCTGCCAACGGGGCATAAACCACAGATACGGCCTCAAATGGGAGTTTCCGGGCGGTAAAACCTTCCCGGGAGAAACACTGCTCGAATGTCTCGAGCGCGAACTCTGGGAAGAGTTGAACATTGAACCCGTGAAACCTGTGGAGCTGAAGACCATTCAAACCACCTACGATGACGGCGGGAGTTTTCTTATCACCTTTTTCCAGGTGACCGAGTACACAGGTGAATTGAAAAACCGTGTGTTCGAGGATATCCGTTGGGTGACCCTCGACGAAGTATCACAGTATGAGATGCTTGAAGGGTCGCTTCCGATTCTTCCCGCGTTGAAATGA
- a CDS encoding citrate (Si)-synthase yields MPTLQEKLAAVYPPLRDEIKNLVAEHGDKVVSQVTVKQVYGGMRGVKGLVCDTSEVPPDKGLIIRGIELKHLGDKLPEEILYLLLVGELPDADALADIQAQLRARMDVPAYVWDVLSAMPADSHPMTMFNTAILTMQKESVFARRYNEGMKKDQYWDATLEDALSIIAKLPTIAAWIYRKRFGKGDPIAPLPDVDWSQNYVHMLGLGDPNGEFTKLMRLYLVLHSDHESGNVSAFSASTVSSALSDLYYSLSAGLNGLAGPLHGLANQECLKWVIEVNEQFGGAPSKEQLEKFAWDTLNAGKVIPGYGHAVLRITDPRFDAFLAFGKEYCTGDPVFETVSNVFDVVPNVLRQIQKIADPWPNVDAGSGALLYHYGLTEFDYYTVLFSVSRALGIASQAVVARAMGMPITRPKSVTTAWVKGQVQG; encoded by the coding sequence ATGCCTACTCTGCAGGAAAAGCTTGCGGCTGTCTATCCACCGCTGCGAGATGAAATCAAGAACCTCGTCGCCGAGCACGGCGACAAAGTTGTTTCCCAGGTCACTGTCAAGCAAGTCTATGGCGGTATGCGCGGCGTCAAGGGTCTTGTGTGCGACACCTCGGAAGTTCCGCCCGACAAAGGACTGATCATTCGCGGTATCGAACTCAAGCACCTCGGCGACAAACTCCCCGAAGAAATCCTTTACCTGCTTCTCGTCGGCGAACTTCCCGATGCCGACGCGCTGGCAGACATTCAGGCGCAACTCCGTGCCCGCATGGATGTTCCGGCATATGTATGGGACGTGCTGAGTGCCATGCCCGCCGATTCCCATCCCATGACCATGTTCAACACAGCCATTCTGACCATGCAGAAGGAATCGGTGTTCGCCCGCCGTTACAACGAAGGCATGAAGAAGGACCAGTACTGGGATGCGACGCTGGAGGACGCGCTCTCCATCATCGCCAAGCTGCCGACGATCGCTGCATGGATTTACCGCAAGCGCTTCGGCAAGGGCGATCCCATCGCGCCACTGCCCGATGTGGATTGGTCGCAGAATTACGTGCACATGCTCGGCCTCGGTGATCCCAACGGCGAGTTCACCAAGCTGATGCGTCTCTATCTCGTGCTGCACAGCGATCACGAGAGCGGCAATGTGAGCGCGTTCTCGGCTTCGACCGTCAGTTCCGCGCTGTCGGATCTCTACTACTCCCTGAGCGCGGGTCTCAACGGACTTGCAGGTCCGCTTCACGGTTTGGCGAATCAGGAATGCCTGAAATGGGTTATCGAAGTGAACGAGCAATTCGGCGGTGCTCCGAGCAAGGAACAGCTCGAAAAATTCGCCTGGGATACGCTGAATGCTGGCAAGGTGATTCCGGGTTACGGCCATGCGGTGCTCCGTATCACCGATCCGCGCTTCGACGCCTTCCTCGCCTTCGGTAAAGAATACTGTACCGGCGATCCGGTATTCGAAACCGTCTCGAATGTTTTCGACGTCGTACCCAACGTGCTGCGACAGATTCAGAAAATAGCCGATCCGTGGCCGAACGTGGACGCCGGTTCGGGCGCTCTGCTGTATCACTACGGTCTGACCGAATTCGATTACTATACCGTGCTGTTCAGCGTCAGCCGCGCTCTGGGTATCGCCTCGCAGGCGGTCGTCGCCCGCGCCATGGGTATGCCCATCACTCGCCCGAAATCCGTCACCACTGCTTGGGTCAAAGGCCAGGTCCAGGGCTGA
- a CDS encoding VOC family protein yields the protein MNLGAFSVSLSVKDIEASKQFYEKLGFAVTGGNQEQNWLILKNGSHVIGLFQGMFEGNILTFNPGWNNDAQRLDHFTDVRDLQRLCKERGLELTSEADEATSGPASFTLADPDGNVILFDQHI from the coding sequence ATGAATCTCGGCGCATTTTCTGTCAGCTTGTCCGTCAAGGACATCGAAGCCTCAAAACAGTTTTATGAGAAACTCGGATTTGCCGTAACCGGCGGGAATCAGGAGCAGAACTGGTTGATACTGAAAAACGGAAGCCATGTCATAGGATTGTTCCAGGGGATGTTCGAAGGAAACATCCTCACCTTCAATCCCGGATGGAATAACGATGCCCAACGACTCGATCACTTTACCGACGTGCGTGATCTCCAGCGTCTCTGTAAAGAGCGAGGGCTCGAATTGACGTCCGAAGCGGACGAAGCGACTTCCGGTCCCGCGAGCTTCACGCTGGCAGATCCCGATGGCAATGTTATTCTTTTCGATCAGCATATTTAG
- a CDS encoding DUF488 family protein — protein MAISIVRLGSERLPGEGLRIGTVRRPPRGVPKSEFAAQNWYDVWYPNLAPTAETLKMGQSASTATEWTAFVRKFRSEMSEPDAARSLALLAALSHQTDFCVGCYCEDEERCHRSVLRALFAELGAMLR, from the coding sequence ATGGCTATCAGTATTGTCCGACTCGGCAGTGAACGGTTGCCCGGCGAGGGCTTGCGCATCGGTACTGTGCGTCGCCCGCCGCGCGGTGTTCCAAAAAGTGAATTCGCAGCACAAAACTGGTACGATGTATGGTATCCCAATCTGGCCCCGACTGCGGAAACCCTGAAAATGGGGCAATCGGCGAGTACGGCGACGGAGTGGACAGCATTCGTCAGAAAGTTCCGGTCGGAGATGTCCGAGCCCGACGCTGCCCGGTCTCTCGCGCTGCTGGCGGCGTTATCGCATCAGACGGACTTTTGCGTCGGTTGTTACTGCGAAGATGAGGAACGGTGTCACCGTTCCGTCTTGCGTGCGCTTTTCGCGGAGCTGGGTGCCATGCTTCGTTGA
- a CDS encoding SRPBCC family protein, whose translation MATGSVTLHRVLRATPETVYRAFLEADALCKWMPPYGFTAEVHHIEPRVGGTYRMSFRNFSTGHAHSFGGEYLELLPNQRLDYVDRFDDPNLTGDMRVTVLLTEVSCGTELTITQQGIPEIIPVEMCYLGWQESLLQLANLVEADIPE comes from the coding sequence ATGGCGACAGGCAGCGTTACTCTCCACCGTGTGCTTCGGGCGACACCCGAAACAGTGTATCGGGCATTTCTCGAAGCAGACGCTCTCTGTAAATGGATGCCGCCCTACGGTTTCACCGCGGAAGTGCATCATATCGAACCCCGCGTAGGGGGCACCTACCGCATGTCGTTTCGAAATTTTTCGACGGGACATGCGCACAGCTTTGGCGGCGAGTATCTCGAATTGCTACCCAATCAGCGGCTGGACTATGTTGATCGTTTCGACGATCCGAATTTGACTGGGGATATGCGCGTCACCGTGCTGCTGACAGAGGTGTCGTGCGGTACGGAATTGACGATTACGCAGCAGGGCATTCCCGAAATTATTCCGGTGGAGATGTGCTATCTCGGATGGCAGGAGTCCTTGCTGCAGCTGGCCAATCTCGTCGAGGCGGACATCCCCGAGTGA
- a CDS encoding serine hydrolase: MIKRRATLHLIVLFVVCGTVTSQPLPELLRSELQRVLDSMRIAHGIPGISAGLLLPGHEMWQGTSGGSHPGLPVSPAMLFGIGSNSKLFTAAAVLKCVESGLLTLEDSLHSRLPAFKHIDANITIRQLLNHTSGLADINEITGYPDTILKNPERVFTREEVLSWIGPPHFPAGTSWGYCNTNYLLAGMIVERATGRPFSRFLRDSILTPLQLDSTFLPIDEALDGIIAHPWANGGNVNATSRNSLLSAAWTAGAMYSTSSEMLQWYAALLSGKVLGSTSLREMTTFVGSGNYGFGIAEKILNRRVVWQHGGSIRGYSSQMMYDVSSGAVICVLTNATPAPAALVALQLHAALAETISTTTESVADRGFVMTIHPNPAVNIIHIGHIDGFFSISDILGRMRYSGFANGNIRLDVSDWPDGIYLLRGSAGTRRFLKL; this comes from the coding sequence ATGATCAAGCGCAGAGCAACGTTACACCTCATAGTTCTTTTCGTTGTGTGCGGCACCGTCACCTCGCAGCCGCTGCCCGAATTGCTGCGCTCCGAGTTACAGCGCGTGTTAGACAGCATGCGTATCGCGCACGGCATCCCCGGCATCAGCGCAGGGCTTCTGCTGCCCGGGCATGAAATGTGGCAGGGCACGTCCGGAGGTTCACATCCCGGGCTTCCGGTCTCCCCGGCGATGCTGTTCGGTATTGGCAGCAACAGCAAGCTTTTCACCGCAGCTGCGGTGTTGAAATGTGTCGAGTCCGGTCTCCTGACCCTCGAAGATTCGCTGCACTCCCGGCTGCCGGCGTTCAAGCACATTGATGCAAACATCACCATTCGCCAACTATTGAATCACACGAGCGGTCTGGCGGACATCAACGAAATCACCGGATATCCCGACACTATTCTGAAAAATCCCGAACGAGTATTTACACGGGAAGAGGTGCTGAGCTGGATCGGGCCGCCACACTTCCCGGCAGGGACCTCCTGGGGGTATTGCAACACAAATTATCTCCTCGCGGGCATGATCGTCGAACGCGCCACGGGAAGGCCATTTTCTCGTTTTCTGCGCGATTCCATACTCACCCCTTTGCAACTCGACAGCACGTTTCTCCCTATTGACGAAGCACTGGACGGAATCATCGCCCATCCCTGGGCGAATGGCGGGAATGTCAATGCAACGTCGAGAAACTCCCTGCTCAGCGCCGCCTGGACTGCCGGAGCGATGTACTCCACCTCCAGTGAAATGCTGCAATGGTATGCCGCGCTGCTGTCGGGTAAGGTGCTTGGCAGCACGTCTCTGCGGGAGATGACCACCTTTGTGGGCAGCGGGAATTACGGCTTCGGCATAGCCGAAAAAATCCTCAACCGCCGCGTGGTGTGGCAACACGGCGGCAGTATACGCGGCTACTCATCGCAAATGATGTACGATGTTTCATCGGGGGCTGTGATTTGCGTGCTCACCAATGCGACACCTGCGCCGGCGGCTCTCGTTGCGCTTCAATTGCATGCCGCGCTCGCCGAAACGATATCTACAACAACAGAATCGGTAGCGGACCGGGGATTCGTGATGACGATCCATCCGAATCCCGCAGTCAACATCATCCACATTGGACATATCGACGGATTTTTCTCCATCTCCGACATACTCGGACGTATGCGATACTCGGGATTCGCTAACGGGAACATCCGACTCGATGTATCGGATTGGCCCGACGGTATCTATCTGCTTCGCGGCAGCGCGGGGACGAGGCGATTTCTCAAGTTGTAA
- a CDS encoding tail fiber domain-containing protein, with amino-acid sequence MKAITIFLFAVCLSALPVSAQDIEAKLSGATPSQGFTIKDNGGTNLFTLRGNGRLGMGTMNPVGSIHIEGTSGSFNALRVYTSTPDGWSGILLNQSGAGNAARFVINNTTSTNSCLEASTNGLGAAINANSSNASGKLLELMNSNTSRFLVETDGTVSMGGNLGIGTSSPYGRLDIQGTASANAIRITPWTSNGSGIYIKQDGSGNAARFDIAMSTSTNNCLEATTNASAPAIWANNTNTGVTARIFQANNGSSITRFFIECGGNVGIGVDDATQDLDVLNNARFRGVISSAYSAPLNLTSTGVLTMATSDMRLKTHITRLHGSLEKVMKLRGVRYNWKSDPDGDLRIGFIAQEVRDVVPEVVYTNPVDGFLGLNYAELTAVLAEAMQEQQLLINALQKRTDEVASLKQRVQELEQQYAQVRQLESDLNALKALLRERTGDTGAVQASLQMK; translated from the coding sequence ATGAAGGCAATTACCATTTTTCTCTTCGCAGTCTGTCTGAGCGCACTGCCGGTATCCGCACAGGATATTGAAGCGAAACTTTCGGGAGCGACACCATCACAGGGATTCACCATCAAGGACAATGGTGGCACAAATCTGTTCACGCTCCGCGGCAATGGCCGACTCGGTATGGGTACGATGAATCCCGTCGGGTCCATTCACATCGAGGGAACGTCCGGTTCTTTTAACGCGCTTCGCGTCTACACGTCTACTCCCGACGGCTGGTCCGGGATATTATTGAACCAGAGTGGCGCGGGTAACGCTGCACGGTTTGTCATCAACAATACCACGTCGACCAATAGTTGCCTCGAAGCCTCGACCAACGGGCTCGGAGCTGCCATAAACGCCAATAGCAGCAACGCCAGCGGGAAGTTGTTGGAACTCATGAACAGCAACACATCGAGATTTCTCGTCGAAACGGATGGGACGGTAAGCATGGGAGGCAACCTCGGCATTGGCACTTCGTCTCCGTACGGTAGACTGGATATTCAAGGTACCGCATCGGCGAATGCCATCCGCATCACACCATGGACCAGCAACGGGTCAGGGATATACATCAAACAGGACGGTTCCGGAAATGCCGCGCGCTTCGATATTGCAATGTCCACATCAACGAACAACTGCCTGGAAGCGACAACCAACGCTTCGGCACCGGCGATCTGGGCGAATAATACCAATACGGGAGTCACCGCGCGCATCTTTCAGGCGAATAATGGATCCTCTATCACACGATTTTTTATTGAATGTGGCGGAAATGTCGGTATCGGTGTTGATGACGCGACGCAGGATCTCGACGTACTCAACAACGCACGGTTTAGAGGAGTTATTTCATCCGCCTACTCTGCTCCGCTGAATCTCACGTCCACCGGAGTACTGACAATGGCGACATCTGACATGCGCCTGAAAACACATATCACCAGGCTTCATGGGTCACTTGAAAAAGTCATGAAACTTCGGGGAGTGCGCTACAACTGGAAATCCGATCCGGACGGCGATCTCCGCATCGGCTTCATTGCACAGGAGGTCAGGGACGTGGTACCGGAAGTCGTGTACACCAATCCTGTTGACGGCTTTCTGGGGCTCAATTATGCGGAACTCACCGCTGTACTCGCCGAAGCAATGCAGGAGCAGCAACTCCTTATTAATGCGCTGCAGAAGAGAACGGATGAAGTTGCCTCGTTGAAGCAGCGGGTGCAAGAACTTGAACAACAGTACGCTCAGGTCCGTCAACTCGAGTCCGATCTCAACGCGCTGAAGGCCCTGCTGAGAGAACGCACCGGGGATACAGGCGCCGTTCAGGCCTCCCTGCAGATGAAGTGA